ACCACGCCGTGGCCCATGCTTGGGGCCTACTCGGTGACCAAATCCGCACTCGACAAGCTCGTCGAGGCCTGGCGCATCGAGCACCCGGAGATCGGCTTCACCCGTCTCGCCGTCGGCGACAGCCTCGGCGGCAAAGGTGACGCCCAGACCGAGTTCAACAAAAGCTGGGACCCCGATGTCTTGGAGTCCGCCATCAGATACTGGATGGACAACAAGTACATGGTCGGTGGCCTTGTCGACGCCGAGCATCTCACCGACGTCGTCGACTCCGTCATCCGTTGCGGTAACAGCAGTTTCATCCCCTATCTCACGCTGGCGCCGCGCGCCTCCGACGCTGTGAAGGAACTTCGGCAATGGTGAATCACGAACCCCGGATGCTGATCGACGGCAAGCTCGTCGAATCCGAGACCGGTCGCCAATTCGACAACATCAATCCGGCCACCGAAGAGGTTCTCGGCAGCACCTACGACGCAACCCGCGCCGACATGGAGCGCGCAATTGCCGCGGCGCGGCACGCGTTCGACAACACCGATTGGTCACGTAACGGCGAAGCGCGCGCCGCCGGTCTGCGCCAGCTCCAAGAGGCGCTGCAAGCCGAACGCGAAGACCTTCGCAGCGAACTCATCTCGGAAGTCGGCTGCCCCCTGCTGTCGACGTATGGACCCCAGCTCGACGTGCCGCTCAACGAGGCGCTGACCTGGCCCGCTGACATGATCAGCCAGTTCTCTTGGAAGCGTTCGCTTCCCGACAAGGACGCGTTCGGCATGGGCAGCCTCACCACGCGTGAAGTGTGGAAAGAGCCGATCGGCGTCGTGGGTGTCATCACGCCGTGGAACTTCCCGCTCGAGATCATCCTCAACAAGATCGGGCCGATTCTCGCGATGGGCAACACCTGTGTCTTGAAGCCCGCCCCCGACACACCGTGGAACGCCACCCGCATCGGCCGTATTATCGCCGAGCACACCGACATTCCGCCCGGCGTCATCAACATCGTCCCCTCCTCAGACCACCTTGTCGGCGAGGTCATTTCGACCTCTCCACTGGTGGACATGGTCGCCTTCACCGGCTCGACAGCCACCGGCAGACGGATCATGGCTGCGGCGTCAGAAACGGTGAAACCCACCTTCCTCGAGCTCGGCGGCAAGTCTGTCTATCTGATTCTCGACGAGGACGGCGACATCAGCGGTGCGGTCGGCGGTAGCGCCTTCATCTGCATGCACGCTGGGCAAGGGTGCGCGATGCCCACCCGGCTGCTGGTGCCCAACACACGCTACGACGAAGCCGTCGAGATCGTCACGGCGGCAATGCAGAAGAACAAGTACGGTGACCCCACCGACCCTTCGGTGCTCCAGGGGCCGTTGGTCTCCAAAAAGCAGCACGAGCGGGTTCTGGGCTACATCGAGAAGGGCCGGCAGGAAGGTGCGCGCCTGGTAACGGGCGGCGGGGTTCCCAAGCATCTGCCGAAGGGTTACTTCGTCGAGCCGACCGTCTTCGCGAACGTCGACAACAAGATGACGATCGCCCAGGAGGAGATCTTCGGCCCGGTGCTGTCGGTGATCGGTTTCGACGGCGACGACGATGCTGTGCGGATTGCCAACGAATCCATCTACGGGCTGTCAGGGGTGGTGTTCGCCAGCGACCTCGAGCGTGCAAAGTCGGTGGCGAGCCGGATCAGAACCGGGACGCTCGGCATCAACGGGGGGCTCTGGTACGGCGCAGACGCGCCGTTCGGTGGCTACAAGCAATCGGGCATCGGCCGGCAATGCGGCATCGAGGGGCTCGAAATCTTCACGCAGACAAAGACTGTCGGCTGGCCGGCCGCCTGACCAGACTCCCCCTGACGAAAGAGGCACGATGAAGTCCAAAGCAGCGGTGTTGCGCGGCGTCGGCATTGACTGGGAGGTCACCGAGGTCGATCTCGACCCTCCTCACGCGGGCGAAGTTCTCGTCAAGATGGCGTATGCCGGCATTTGCCATTCCGACGAGCACTTCTACACCGGCGACAGTGTGCCGGGCGCGGACATGGAAGAGATGATGCGGGCCGCGGGCGTCGATGTGCCGGAGTGGTTCCCCATGCTCGGCGGCCATGAGGGCTCTGGCGTCGTCGAGGCGGTCGGGCCCGAGGTCCACACGCTCGCACCGGGTGACCACGTCGCCGTCTCGTTCTTCCCGGCGTGCGGTCGCTGTCGGTGGTGCGTGACTGGTCACACCTACCTGTGCGACGTCGGGGCGGACGTCTACAGCAAGGCGATGACGACCGATGGGACCTGCCGGCGGCATCTCAACGGTGAGAACCTGATGGCGATGATGCAGGTCGGCACCTTCTCCGAATACGTTGTGGCATCGGAGCGCTCGCTGGTCAAGATCAACGACTGGATCCCCCTGGAAGCCGCATCGCTGGTTTCCTGCGGTGTGACAACAGGTTTCGGCTCAGGTTCGGTCGCCGCCGGTACCGAGGCCGGTGACACCGTGGTGGTGATCGGGGTCGGCGGTATCGGGATGAACGCCGTCCAGGGCGCCAAGGTCGCCGGAGCCAAACACATCGTCGCCGTCGACCCCAGCGAGATCAAGCGAAGCCTCGCACCGACTTTCGGAGCCACCCACACCGCCGTCGACGCCGGCGCCGCTCTCGAGCTGGTCAAGGAGATCACCTGGGGCGTCATGGCCGACCGGGTCGTCCTAACTCCCGGAGTGGTGCCACCGGACTTGATCATGCTGGGCATGATGCTGCTCCGCAAGGGCGGCACGTGCGTGCTGACCGGCATGGCGAAGATCACCGACATGAACGTGCCGCTGATTTTGACCGACATGGTCAGCTCCTGCAAAACGCTCAAGGGCGTGCTCTACGGCGAGATGAACCCCCGCGAGGCGATGCCGAAACTATTGGCGATGTACGAGGCGGGCCAGATCAAACTCGACGAACTGGTCACCCAGACATACAAACTCGACGACATCAACGAGGCCATGAAAGACCTGCGCGCCGGCAATAACATCCGCGGCGTGATCGCGTTCAATTAGGCCGCACCCGCAGGGGCCAACGACGGAGGTTTTCACCCGTGAGATCAGCGGCAACCCGGGCCGACCACTCTCTTGACGCTGAGCCGATCGGTCGCGCGACTCGGCCTCGTCTTCTTGTGCTCGGAGACAACGAGTCTGAAGTGGTGGGTGCAGCGGGAGGACTGATCTTTGACTGGTCGTCCGGGGGCTGGGACGTCGTGGTGTGTCTAGCCGCGTCGGGCGATGAGAGGCCGTTGCGGATACTCGGCGTCACGTCCACGTCAGTGACGAGCGTCGACACCCTCCGGGAGGGTGCGCAGTGGCCCGACGCGATCATCGTGTCGCCACATGTCTACCGCGACAACATCGCAGTGCGTGACTATTTCACCCGAGCACTGCTGCGCAGCCAAGCAACCACCGCGATGTTCGGCGACGAGTGGCCCGTGGGGCTCGGCAAGAACATCGGGCAGGTGGCGTATCAGCTTGGTCCCGCCGCCCGCGCCTTCAAGCGTCAGGCGATGCTCGCGGCCGGGCTGACACCGACAGTGGTGGCCGCTGTAGAAACGCTACGCGGTCGTCGGCGAGATCTTGCTTCGGACCGTTTCGTCGCCGCCGCATCGGTGTAGAGCGTCCGACACCCTCGGTCACTGATGTGATCGCGGCTGAATGTACTGGCGGAATTGTCGCGGTGAGAAAATGAGCACGGTAATTCGCATCGATAAGCACTGGTCAGCGCGCATCGCTGCGAAAAACGAGGCCGCCGAGCGCAACGCTACGTTCGCATGTTTGCCGCCGCGTATTGATTTCGTCTCGACACCCCGAGAACCTGAGTCGGTGAAGACCCGTTCTCGGCTTGCTGCAAACCAATGAGTCTCGCCGCCCGGGCGCGTAATGCGTCAGCGCTGGCCGATCCGCTGGCCAGCGCCATCCGAATGAACATCGGCGGGGCAATCCGCACTCGCAGACGGGGACTTCGAGGGTGGACCGGAGCCGTCAACACCGATTACGACCCGCTCGACCCGGCTACTGCCGCGCAGCCTCACGAAGCCTATCGAGCGCTGCACAACGGTGGACGGGTGCATTACAACCCTCGGCGCGCTACGTGGATCCTGCATCGGCTCGAGGACGTCCGAGCCGCACTGCGCGACACCGACTTCGTCACCAGCAGCCAGGGTGTGACCCGAATGCGGATCGCCGCCGACCTGGTCGTCGTCACCGACGGTGAGCAGCACAGCAGGTTACGCAAACA
This genomic stretch from Mycobacterium paraterrae harbors:
- a CDS encoding aldehyde dehydrogenase family protein, whose translation is MVNHEPRMLIDGKLVESETGRQFDNINPATEEVLGSTYDATRADMERAIAAARHAFDNTDWSRNGEARAAGLRQLQEALQAEREDLRSELISEVGCPLLSTYGPQLDVPLNEALTWPADMISQFSWKRSLPDKDAFGMGSLTTREVWKEPIGVVGVITPWNFPLEIILNKIGPILAMGNTCVLKPAPDTPWNATRIGRIIAEHTDIPPGVINIVPSSDHLVGEVISTSPLVDMVAFTGSTATGRRIMAAASETVKPTFLELGGKSVYLILDEDGDISGAVGGSAFICMHAGQGCAMPTRLLVPNTRYDEAVEIVTAAMQKNKYGDPTDPSVLQGPLVSKKQHERVLGYIEKGRQEGARLVTGGGVPKHLPKGYFVEPTVFANVDNKMTIAQEEIFGPVLSVIGFDGDDDAVRIANESIYGLSGVVFASDLERAKSVASRIRTGTLGINGGLWYGADAPFGGYKQSGIGRQCGIEGLEIFTQTKTVGWPAA
- a CDS encoding NDMA-dependent alcohol dehydrogenase; translation: MKSKAAVLRGVGIDWEVTEVDLDPPHAGEVLVKMAYAGICHSDEHFYTGDSVPGADMEEMMRAAGVDVPEWFPMLGGHEGSGVVEAVGPEVHTLAPGDHVAVSFFPACGRCRWCVTGHTYLCDVGADVYSKAMTTDGTCRRHLNGENLMAMMQVGTFSEYVVASERSLVKINDWIPLEAASLVSCGVTTGFGSGSVAAGTEAGDTVVVIGVGGIGMNAVQGAKVAGAKHIVAVDPSEIKRSLAPTFGATHTAVDAGAALELVKEITWGVMADRVVLTPGVVPPDLIMLGMMLLRKGGTCVLTGMAKITDMNVPLILTDMVSSCKTLKGVLYGEMNPREAMPKLLAMYEAGQIKLDELVTQTYKLDDINEAMKDLRAGNNIRGVIAFN